The Micromonospora sp. WMMD961 genome has a segment encoding these proteins:
- a CDS encoding type VII secretion target produces MEDGFAVDAEEIRAHARNIDALAGRFAAVKAASAHIAQDDSAYGLLCGWIAGVLESKHVRQDELFAGVEENLTLAATGLRRTADDYDAVDGDNASLITNVGNQLTP; encoded by the coding sequence ATGGAGGACGGCTTCGCGGTCGACGCGGAGGAGATCCGAGCCCACGCGCGCAACATCGACGCGCTGGCGGGGCGGTTCGCGGCGGTGAAGGCGGCCAGCGCACACATCGCCCAGGACGACTCGGCGTACGGGTTGCTGTGCGGCTGGATCGCCGGGGTCCTGGAGAGCAAGCACGTCCGGCAGGACGAGCTGTTCGCCGGTGTCGAGGAGAACCTGACGCTGGCCGCCACCGGGCTGCGCCGCACCGCCGACGACTACGACGCGGTCGACGGGGACAACGCCAGCCTGATCACCAACGTCGGAAACCAGTTGACCCCGTGA
- a CDS encoding phosphodiester glycosidase family protein: MRSSNLVRPSLALLIAAGLSTLAAPVGAAHAATATVTEAGTPITFTSTEQLAPGVTYGSFQVATPRGATVGYLLTADLKKNKVSLDLLHPDAVAQRKVVSAMTNDQGAVAGVNGDFFNNSETHVGVAPTYSSSGPEIADGEELKFAVPTAQRFGPGLAPGTSTRDVFGVGVNGKARVDTLSLDGEVRSGKGTIALSGLNQYALPVDGVGLFTSDWGAASRVRSTCGSDTSRSDPCSTHTYEVTVRDGVVTAVGQLPGAGAIPADTQVLVGRDRGADALDDLAVGDRVQVREKLDSAGRPKLTFAVGGAPILRDGAPLAGLDTRTAAVRSSAGVSPDGRTVYLVALAGRAPASAGFTIAELAELMRSLGAHDAVNLDGGGSSTVAVREPGQAAATARNNPSDGTERAVANGIGIFVGRH; this comes from the coding sequence ATGAGGTCGTCCAACCTCGTACGCCCGAGTCTGGCGCTGCTGATCGCCGCGGGGCTGAGCACACTCGCGGCGCCGGTCGGCGCAGCCCACGCCGCGACCGCCACGGTAACCGAGGCGGGCACTCCGATCACCTTCACCTCCACCGAGCAGCTCGCGCCGGGCGTCACGTACGGCTCGTTCCAGGTGGCCACGCCTCGCGGCGCCACCGTCGGCTACCTGCTCACGGCCGACCTGAAGAAGAACAAGGTCTCCCTGGACCTGCTGCACCCCGACGCGGTCGCGCAGCGCAAGGTCGTCTCGGCCATGACGAACGACCAGGGTGCCGTCGCCGGCGTGAACGGCGACTTCTTCAACAACAGCGAGACCCACGTCGGCGTCGCCCCGACCTACTCCTCCTCGGGTCCGGAGATCGCCGACGGCGAGGAGTTGAAGTTCGCGGTGCCCACCGCGCAGCGCTTCGGCCCCGGCCTCGCCCCCGGCACCTCGACCAGGGACGTGTTCGGCGTGGGCGTGAACGGCAAGGCGCGCGTCGACACCCTGAGCCTGGACGGCGAGGTCCGCAGCGGGAAGGGCACGATCGCCCTCAGCGGCCTCAACCAGTACGCGCTCCCGGTCGACGGCGTCGGCCTGTTCACCTCCGACTGGGGTGCCGCCTCGCGGGTCCGGTCGACCTGCGGCTCCGACACCAGCCGCAGTGACCCGTGCAGCACCCACACCTACGAGGTGACCGTGCGAGACGGTGTGGTGACCGCGGTGGGTCAGCTGCCCGGTGCGGGCGCGATCCCCGCCGACACTCAGGTGCTGGTCGGCCGGGATCGCGGCGCGGACGCGCTCGACGACCTCGCCGTCGGCGACCGGGTGCAGGTGCGCGAGAAGCTCGACTCCGCCGGTAGGCCGAAGCTGACGTTCGCGGTCGGCGGAGCGCCGATCCTGCGCGACGGCGCGCCGCTGGCCGGCCTCGACACCAGGACCGCCGCGGTACGCAGCTCGGCCGGCGTCAGCCCGGACGGCAGGACCGTCTACCTGGTCGCCCTCGCCGGCCGCGCCCCGGCCAGCGCCGGCTTCACGATCGCCGAACTGGCCGAGCTGATGCGCTCGCTCGGCGCGCACGACGCCGTGAACCTGGACGGCGGCGGATCGAGCACGGTCGCCGTCCGCGAGCCGGGCCAGGCCGCGGCAACCGCCCGCAACAACCCGTCCGACGGTACGGAGCGCGCGGTCGCCAACGGTATCGGGATCTTCGTGGGCCGGCACTGA
- a CDS encoding EndoU domain-containing protein — MARPGRPGGGSGGGTGGGGGGRPPRSYGGINAANGISSAQQATGQARQQGHPPGLGPGSTTTPPRPTRPPAPTTPPTAGGIHHSDASRQHIIEGDGGRQGGHLAGTGFSNKTEFPKSWDEAKILDAAHRVTQQGPPAKGPYPTKDADGNPAWAYDYVGVVDGVQVKTTVLADGEIRTAYPPDRTNPGVISNPPAPNPAPQGIPMGNPPRYSNPDVGGDGSWTWEGPKGNKIIRVVQDDQGNVTRTELGDYKKK, encoded by the coding sequence ATGGCGAGGCCCGGAAGACCCGGCGGCGGCAGCGGTGGCGGCACGGGCGGCGGTGGTGGGGGCAGACCCCCGAGGAGCTACGGCGGCATCAACGCCGCGAACGGCATCTCCAGCGCCCAGCAGGCCACCGGCCAGGCGCGGCAGCAGGGGCATCCACCAGGTCTCGGTCCGGGGTCCACCACCACACCGCCGAGGCCGACCCGGCCTCCCGCACCCACCACACCGCCGACGGCCGGCGGCATCCACCACAGCGACGCGTCGCGGCAACACATCATCGAGGGCGACGGTGGTCGGCAGGGCGGGCACCTCGCGGGCACCGGCTTCTCCAACAAGACGGAGTTCCCGAAGAGCTGGGACGAGGCGAAGATCCTCGACGCCGCGCACCGGGTGACGCAGCAGGGGCCGCCGGCCAAAGGGCCGTACCCGACCAAGGACGCGGACGGCAACCCGGCGTGGGCCTACGACTACGTCGGCGTCGTCGACGGGGTGCAGGTGAAGACGACGGTGCTCGCCGACGGCGAGATCCGCACCGCCTATCCGCCGGACAGGACCAACCCGGGCGTGATCAGCAACCCGCCGGCGCCGAACCCCGCTCCGCAGGGAATCCCGATGGGCAACCCGCCCCGATACAGTAATCCCGACGTCGGCGGCGACGGCAGTTGGACCTGGGAAGGCCCGAAGGGCAACAAGATCATCAGAGTGGTCCAGGACGACCAGGGCAACGTCACCCGG
- a CDS encoding cellulose binding domain-containing protein: MLRMFLAATTAALAVWGGASGPTESTPTASATPTPSPTIACPPALPITAMVAGVTTTSVTISYSIFFRPPCGYDPPMTVSLFASREDAQQWRAPVAVAVSGAERNGSVTIDRLTPDTEYWYRFTDVEGRRDPYVIASARTAPLTECRATATIDARWGNGFVATVTVRNTGTQPLDRWRVSWRWSGDERVQSVWGGVAETVGVDVTVRNASYNGALAMDGVTTFGVLVTTSSVPDGLTMGCAR; encoded by the coding sequence ATGCTTCGCATGTTTCTCGCCGCGACGACAGCGGCGCTCGCCGTCTGGGGCGGGGCGAGCGGCCCCACCGAGTCGACGCCCACGGCCTCGGCCACGCCAACGCCCTCGCCGACGATCGCCTGCCCGCCGGCGTTGCCGATCACGGCCATGGTCGCCGGGGTCACCACCACGAGCGTGACCATCTCGTACTCGATCTTCTTCCGACCGCCCTGCGGCTACGACCCGCCGATGACCGTCAGCCTCTTCGCCAGCCGCGAGGACGCCCAGCAGTGGCGGGCACCGGTTGCCGTTGCCGTCTCCGGGGCGGAGCGCAACGGCTCGGTCACCATCGACCGGCTGACACCCGACACGGAGTACTGGTACCGGTTCACCGACGTCGAGGGTCGGCGTGACCCGTACGTGATCGCGTCGGCGCGGACCGCACCGCTGACGGAGTGCCGCGCGACGGCCACGATCGACGCCCGCTGGGGCAACGGCTTCGTCGCCACGGTCACGGTCCGCAACACCGGGACGCAGCCACTGGATCGGTGGCGGGTGTCCTGGCGGTGGTCCGGTGACGAGCGTGTCCAGTCGGTCTGGGGTGGCGTGGCCGAGACGGTCGGTGTCGACGTCACCGTCCGCAACGCCTCGTACAACGGTGCGCTGGCGATGGACGGTGTGACGACGTTCGGTGTGCTCGTGACGACCAGCTCGGTGCCGGACGGGTTGACGATGGGCTGCGCCCGCTGA
- a CDS encoding SAM-dependent methyltransferase: MAGPDAELAAKLQPDVPHAARIWNYWMGGKDNFQSDRAAGDAVAEVYPEIVVMAQQSRVFLVRAVRYLAAEAGIRQFLDIGTGLPTMQNTHAVAQEIAPDSRIVYVDNDPMVLVHARALLANTTTEGVTTYVPADYHDPEKIVAEAAQTLDFDQPIAVMFMGVMGYEPDLDVVRSIVGRTMAAMPSGSYLVLWDGTDTSPEVVSGAERLAQSGGVPYILRSPEDLDTCFAGLTKVEPGLVPIPLWRPEEADATGIDAYGAVARKP, encoded by the coding sequence ATGGCCGGTCCGGACGCCGAACTCGCCGCGAAGCTTCAGCCCGACGTGCCACACGCGGCGCGGATCTGGAACTACTGGATGGGCGGGAAGGACAACTTCCAGTCCGACCGGGCGGCCGGCGACGCCGTGGCCGAGGTCTACCCGGAGATCGTCGTCATGGCGCAGCAGTCCCGCGTGTTCCTGGTGCGGGCCGTCCGTTACCTCGCCGCCGAGGCGGGCATCCGGCAGTTCCTGGACATCGGCACCGGCCTGCCCACCATGCAGAACACCCACGCGGTCGCCCAGGAGATCGCGCCGGACTCGCGGATCGTCTACGTCGACAACGACCCGATGGTGCTGGTGCACGCGCGGGCGCTGCTGGCCAACACGACCACAGAGGGTGTCACCACCTACGTGCCCGCCGACTACCACGACCCGGAGAAGATCGTCGCCGAGGCGGCGCAGACGCTCGACTTCGACCAGCCCATCGCGGTGATGTTCATGGGCGTCATGGGCTACGAACCGGACCTCGACGTGGTGCGCTCGATCGTCGGACGGACGATGGCCGCAATGCCCTCCGGCAGCTACCTCGTGCTCTGGGACGGCACCGACACCAGCCCGGAGGTGGTCTCCGGTGCCGAACGGCTGGCGCAGAGCGGCGGCGTGCCGTACATCCTGCGCAGCCCGGAGGACCTCGACACCTGCTTCGCCGGGCTGACCAAGGTGGAGCCGGGCCTGGTGCCGATCCCGCTCTGGCGGCCAGAGGAGGCCGACGCCACCGGCATCGACGCCTACGGCGCCGTGGCCCGCAAGCCCTGA
- a CDS encoding winged helix DNA-binding domain-containing protein produces the protein MTVLDSRALNRATLARQLLLDRAEMPVPDAVAHLGGLQAQEPQEPFVGLWSRLRDFDPAVLSHLLTQRHVVRTHLMRRTVHLLVADDAVAWRSRHDAMLRQRVLGVYRGELNGVDLDDLAAAAREVLADGEPRSMPEIGRALAERWPASGPRALGEMGVALLPLVQLPPRGVWRAKGGVRHVLLSAWVGRQVDPPTPDGSDPVGQVLVRRYLAAFGPAATADLRAWCGLAGLPATVAEMREELVTFRDERGRKLVDLPDAPRPDPETPAPVRFLPAFDNAILGYDDRSRIIDDAHRLLSVAGERVVLVGGRVAATWTVEAGTVTVEPLTYLSRADRAAVAEGGHALALFLSDNESDRVRVAPSPR, from the coding sequence GTGACCGTTCTCGACTCGCGGGCGCTCAACCGCGCGACGCTCGCCCGGCAGTTGCTCCTCGATCGCGCCGAGATGCCGGTCCCCGACGCCGTCGCGCACCTCGGCGGTCTCCAGGCGCAGGAGCCGCAGGAACCGTTCGTCGGGCTCTGGTCGCGGCTGCGTGACTTCGACCCGGCGGTCCTCTCGCACCTGCTGACCCAGCGACACGTGGTGCGCACCCACCTGATGCGTCGCACCGTCCACCTGCTCGTCGCCGACGACGCCGTGGCCTGGCGCTCCCGTCACGACGCCATGCTGCGCCAACGGGTGCTCGGGGTCTACCGCGGCGAGTTGAACGGCGTCGACCTCGACGACCTCGCCGCGGCGGCCCGGGAGGTGCTGGCCGACGGTGAGCCGCGCTCGATGCCGGAGATCGGGCGGGCGCTCGCCGAACGCTGGCCGGCCTCGGGGCCACGGGCGTTGGGCGAGATGGGTGTCGCGCTCCTCCCGTTGGTCCAACTGCCGCCGCGCGGGGTGTGGCGCGCCAAGGGGGGCGTGCGTCATGTCCTGCTCTCCGCGTGGGTGGGCCGGCAGGTCGATCCGCCAACCCCGGATGGCTCCGATCCGGTCGGGCAGGTTCTCGTACGCCGCTATCTGGCCGCGTTCGGGCCGGCCGCCACCGCCGACCTGCGCGCCTGGTGCGGCCTCGCCGGTCTGCCCGCCACGGTGGCCGAGATGCGCGAGGAGTTGGTGACCTTTCGCGACGAGCGCGGCCGGAAACTGGTCGACCTGCCCGACGCGCCGCGCCCCGATCCGGAGACACCCGCCCCGGTGCGGTTCCTGCCGGCGTTCGACAACGCGATCCTCGGCTACGACGACCGCAGCCGGATCATCGACGACGCCCACCGTCTCCTCTCGGTGGCCGGCGAACGCGTGGTGCTCGTCGGCGGCCGGGTCGCCGCGACCTGGACGGTCGAGGCGGGCACCGTGACCGTCGAGCCACTGACCTACCTCAGTCGGGCGGACCGCGCCGCGGTGGCAGAGGGGGGGCACGCCTTGGCGCTGTTCCTCTCCGACAACGAGAGCGACCGCGTGCGGGTGGCCCCGTCTCCCCGGTGA
- a CDS encoding sigma-70 family RNA polymerase sigma factor, translating to MSGGARVVIGSDTEELARRAAAGDRAALDELLAAIGPRVLEQCGRFLPCRQDAEEAAQDALVQVARHIERFEGRSLFSTWLHTVVANCARQTYRSLRRRAAEVPSALLPVDVIDPRTTSVIAGSRLDLLDALERLEAHRPELVTALVLRDMCQLDYQEIAGQLGIPVGTLKSRTHHARRHVRESLQGG from the coding sequence ATGAGCGGGGGAGCGCGGGTGGTGATCGGATCCGACACCGAGGAACTGGCCCGCCGGGCGGCGGCCGGTGACCGCGCGGCGCTCGACGAGCTGCTGGCCGCGATCGGTCCGCGGGTTCTTGAGCAGTGCGGACGCTTCCTGCCCTGCCGTCAGGATGCGGAGGAGGCGGCGCAGGACGCGTTGGTGCAGGTGGCCCGGCACATCGAGCGGTTCGAAGGACGCTCGTTGTTCTCGACCTGGTTGCACACCGTGGTCGCCAACTGCGCCCGCCAGACCTACCGGTCGTTGCGGCGACGCGCCGCCGAGGTGCCGAGCGCGTTGCTGCCCGTCGACGTGATCGACCCCCGCACGACGAGCGTCATCGCCGGATCCCGCCTCGACCTTCTCGACGCGCTGGAAAGACTGGAGGCGCACCGGCCGGAGCTGGTCACGGCACTCGTGCTCCGCGACATGTGTCAGCTCGACTACCAGGAGATCGCCGGGCAGCTGGGCATCCCGGTCGGCACGCTGAAGTCCCGGACCCACCACGCTCGCCGGCACGTGCGGGAGTCGTTGCAGGGCGGCTGA
- a CDS encoding serine/threonine-protein kinase, with the protein MSIPPQVGRYRIARSVGAGAFATVWLAYDDELQSPVAVKVLADNWSQRADIRGRFRQEARFMRQVDSDHLVRVLDVGELPDGRPYLVMTYAAGGTLADRLDDGPMPVRDALRVAADIARAVAVLHDNGVLHRDLKPSNVLFDTAAAGERVLVADLGLAKTLAHASGFTVVAGTPAYMAPEQLAPGGGIDVRADVYAIGALTYHMLKGSPPGQPVAATPRASAAVERAVRRALHRDPDRRWPSAAAYAAALEGLLATRQVAASPPAHLIRRSLAAVGTVAAALVMAGSSTASTAPHGWTRVGDVTGTVSVAVPDGWARQLRDRGWDPAVLGLTEARHPGLLIGADLTEWSDVDSPTPGVFVGVSRALPATDRPALPDHSGCTDASGRAVTVGALSGTVRHWARCGGTERSFSEVTLAGVEGSYGVYVQVKQTDGADRTDEILGTLRVDDSLLTQG; encoded by the coding sequence GTGTCCATCCCGCCACAGGTCGGCCGCTACCGCATCGCACGCTCCGTCGGTGCCGGCGCGTTCGCGACCGTCTGGTTGGCGTACGACGACGAGCTGCAGTCCCCGGTGGCCGTGAAGGTGCTCGCCGACAACTGGTCGCAGCGGGCCGACATCCGGGGGCGCTTCCGCCAGGAGGCCCGGTTCATGCGGCAGGTCGACTCCGACCACCTGGTCCGGGTGCTGGACGTCGGTGAACTGCCCGACGGCCGGCCCTACCTGGTGATGACCTACGCCGCGGGCGGCACTCTCGCCGACCGGCTGGACGATGGGCCGATGCCGGTACGCGACGCGCTGCGCGTCGCCGCCGACATCGCCCGGGCGGTGGCCGTCCTGCACGACAACGGTGTGCTGCACCGCGACCTCAAGCCCTCCAACGTCCTGTTCGACACCGCTGCGGCCGGGGAGCGGGTGCTGGTCGCCGACCTGGGGCTGGCCAAGACACTCGCGCACGCGTCCGGGTTCACCGTGGTCGCCGGCACGCCCGCCTACATGGCGCCCGAGCAACTCGCTCCCGGTGGCGGGATCGACGTGCGCGCCGACGTGTACGCGATCGGCGCCCTGACGTACCACATGCTGAAAGGGTCGCCGCCGGGTCAGCCGGTGGCTGCAACACCCCGCGCCTCCGCCGCCGTCGAGCGAGCCGTCCGCCGGGCGTTGCACCGCGACCCGGACCGCCGCTGGCCGAGCGCAGCCGCGTACGCCGCCGCGCTGGAGGGTCTGCTCGCCACCCGGCAGGTCGCTGCCAGCCCGCCCGCACACCTCATCCGCCGGTCCCTCGCCGCCGTCGGCACCGTGGCCGCCGCGCTGGTCATGGCCGGGTCCTCCACCGCCTCCACCGCGCCACACGGGTGGACGCGGGTGGGCGACGTGACCGGCACCGTCTCGGTAGCCGTGCCGGACGGCTGGGCGAGGCAGCTGCGTGACAGGGGTTGGGACCCGGCCGTGCTCGGTCTCACCGAGGCGCGTCACCCGGGCCTGCTCATCGGGGCGGATCTCACCGAATGGTCCGACGTCGACAGCCCGACACCGGGGGTCTTCGTCGGTGTGAGCCGTGCGCTGCCGGCCACGGACCGGCCGGCGCTGCCCGATCACAGTGGATGCACTGATGCCTCCGGGCGAGCGGTCACCGTCGGCGCGCTCAGCGGAACCGTGCGGCACTGGGCTCGCTGCGGAGGTACCGAGCGGTCCTTCAGCGAGGTCACCCTGGCCGGGGTGGAAGGCTCGTACGGCGTGTACGTCCAGGTCAAACAGACCGACGGCGCCGATCGCACCGACGAGATCCTCGGCACGTTGCGGGTGGACGATTCGCTGCTCACGCAAGGCTAG